The following coding sequences are from one Corticium candelabrum chromosome 20, ooCorCand1.1, whole genome shotgun sequence window:
- the LOC134195756 gene encoding uncharacterized protein LOC134195756 — translation MRKVCIVFFATVSLCQAFRGKIVWKESNFASTSDWQKLEADGRYGDAWCGQKKNTFAEIEYCDCDSVSSLIMIDPTKTYEFSIYISSWDAPMRNYFGFFVYDSNGDKIEGSWNRPYFKNSDDYNVWQEWRAYILSRDIPDTDNDGQSDTQNHMTNGKDWIWPTNASYVALRFGSCYHGTGVLVRNRARRHEIKPLGETWFWHPTVREIEQPLSILFSDPRYPNMRMFKTNNFREWSTMPEHSGMAFVNGKHTPIARDTEQGRDCYYPWGITRRFPIDANNTYEFSIWLQSTGKDLNNFLGFQVYDVAFNILFVNGTDKPYFKRTENDSETWTRWNGFVVPATNDPNDIPKYYSNGVSWQWPPNSKYAQLRFGTCYGDGDNAGKTYFAYPQVVDFDLQP, via the exons ATGAGAAAGGTTTGTATCGTTTTCTTTGCTACCGTTTCTCTTTGCCAG GCTTTTAGGGGTAAGATCGTCTGGAAGGAAAGTAATTTTGCAAGCACGTCTGATTGGCAAAAATTGGAGGCCGATGGGAGATATGGAGATGCTTGGTGTGGACAGAAGAAAAATACGTTTGCAGAGATAG AATATTGCGATTGTGATTCGGTATCGTCGCTCATCATGATTGATCCAACGAAAACCTATGAATTCTCCATTTACATCTCTTCATGG GACGCACCTATGAGGAACTACTTTGGCTTCTTTGTTTATGACAGCAATGGAGACAAAATAGAGGGTAGCTGGAATAGGCCATACTTCAAAAACTCTGATGATTACAATGTATGGCAAGAATGGAGAGCATATATTCTTTCTCGTGACATTCCAGACACTGACAATGATGGTCAATCTGATACTCAAAACCACATGACTAATGGCAAAGACTGGATATGGCCAACTAATGCTAGTTATGTTGCATTACGATTTGGATCGTGCTATCACGGCACTGGAGTTCTTGTGAGAAATCGAGCACGCAGACATGAAATAAAACCCTTAGGAGAGACATGGTTTTGGCATCCCACCGTTCGAGAAATTGAACAGCCATTGTCAATTCTGTTTTCTGATCCCCGTTATCCAAATATGAGAATGTTCAAGACAAACAATTTTCGAGAATGGTCAACTATGCCCGAGCACAGTGGGATGGCATTTGTAAACG GTAAACACACTCCTATAGCAAGAGACACAGAACAAGGTCGAGATTGTTATTATCCGTGGGGCATTACACGTCGATTTCCGATTGATGCCAACAATACATATGAATTCAGTATCTGGTTACAAAGTACAGGCAAAGATCTAAACAACTTCCTTGGCTTTCAAGTCTATGACGTGGCATTCAATATTCTTTTCGTCAACGGCACAGACAAACCATACTTCAAAAGAACCGAAAATGATTCAGAAACGTGGACACGATGGAATGGATTTGTAGTTCCAGCCACAAATGATCCTAACGACATTCCTAAATATTACAGCAACGGAGTAAGCTGGCAATGGCCACCTAATTCTAAGTATGCCCAGCTGAGGTTCGGCACTTGCTATGGTGATGGAGACAACGCAGGAAAGACTTACTTTGCTTACCCTCAGGTAGTAGACTTTGATCTACAGCCATAG